The Oryza brachyantha chromosome 6, ObraRS2, whole genome shotgun sequence region TCAGAAGACTTTATTTGTAAGACATTTATCTCTCTGCTTTATTGCTCAGTGGCAGTGCGTGCGTGATAACGTGTTAAAGTGAATAGGAACTCTGGGTTGAACCTCCGTGAGACCACCTGAACTGTATGTAcgggcttgtttagtttgttatCGAAATCGATCATTCTAAATATTGgcaatatcaaaatttcagtaGATAGCAATCTAAACAAAaccttaccaaattttgatagTTCTAGAAATTTCTACTCACCAAactatgccaaaatttaacaagCTAATTAACAAACTAAACATAACCTACTTGTCGTGACCTTGCCAAAACTTTAGTAATACTATCTCTGATTTTTCTATtacatgtcatttgacttttgtccattcatcttattcaacaaattacataataatttattattttatcatgatttggtttattactaaaaggcactttaaatatgacttataatttgtATGTTCGTATAAAATTTTcagtaaaacaaattataaaatatagataaaaatcaatgatgtcaaataaaaactaGAAGGGTGATTTTGCCAATAGTTGATAAGGTTTATTTGAGGAATAAAGTGAGTAGGCTCTACCTACTCATACAATTGTCTCTAATTTTTCTCACTCGCCTGGTAATACCATTTGTTCTATGTTTTCTACAATATTTTACAACAAGCTATGatctaatgatatattttggaaaCATAAAAGGTAAGAACTGGCATcaaagtataatagtagactataagttcGCTTTTATGtaaaagctagctataaacgTACTTCAACTAAAATGCAATAAATACATAGATTGAGAAATAGATAGAAATCTAACAACTTATGTTTTCATTTCtgcttataaatatttataagtcaaaatttgaattttaaaccttaaatttgaagttaattttggtattttcttatcctagtttatttttaatcctttaattttagattgttaagaccacgtatataaatatttatttataaatcattttcatttgcaaacgtaatgtttggcttttttaggtaaaatgacaaaaattcaGGGCCAAAAATTTAAGCCAATTATAGAAGATGTACAATATCAGACTACAAGTCAATTATAAGCTTAGATAGAGGGAGAGAAAATGTAAAATGAATTGTCTTGGCTCCCATGCAAGATCTAGATTTACACATGCCACTGGATGTATTAAAAACATAAGTGAGAGGaaaataggagaaaaatattgaaaccaACCTTATAGCTAACATATGGTAAATGCGAACTctaatataagtttatatctaATAATCGATCGACAGTAAACTTACTATTACTATTTTCAGTCTATTATATCCCATTActctaatataaatttatagctattATAAATTAGCTGCTACAAACTTGTCTTCACACCACCGGTAGTAATCAGAAGAGGGACACGCTGCGCATCAGTCTCTTCGGAATTTATTGGATTTGGAGCAACGAATAGTGCGGTGTCAAACATCGGGTGCAGATGGTGTCAAAAATTGAGGGTTGTGATGAGTACATATGCTCCTGCATCTGCTGTGAAATCTACTCCCTTCGTTGAAAATacaatactaaaatataatctttagatctttgatataaattttaaatataactatttctagatttcttattaaatattaaggCTAGAAGCtccttaataaataaagaaataaaatagtaagCTTAGAAAGTcgcttaataaataaaagtgaaaaatggATAAAAATGAGAGGATATACgacaatgaaataaaaattgattGATATGATAACTAGTATACCAGCAATATTCAAATCCTATAGTGcctcctccatcccaaaaggatgtaaaattttaatttcggTGTCTAGCGTTTAattatccgtcttatttaaaaaattaaaaatatagtcacaaaaatactatttattttttataatataataaaaataaaaatattaatcataaaaatacgatcaagagtcaaacattaaatttaaaaactaaaaataaggttattttgGGAAAGAGGGATTGTTAAAAATACTCTCTCCTCCCTCGGGTCGGTTTCATGATGTAagactccctccatttcacaatgtaagatgTTGTAGTTAAGCTTGGATTCATTTGTTAACCAATTTgttaaccaatgtatattgtgtatatccacatatatatatatatatatatatatatatatatatatatatacacactagaaaatcttacaaaaACGGAGGTAGTCCTTCTCTCTGTCCTTAACCCGCTACATACATTAATTAGCCTCTACTTCGAATCTACTagtatcccaaaataagtgcAGCGCGCGAGCGCTCTACACCAAACGAAGCATGCAATGAACCAGAAAATTACCAAATGCATCTGTCATAGGCTGTGTGACCAGATACACATGCATGTAGTAATAAAGAGCTACACATACATTAATTAGACCGGTTATATGGGTTCGTACATACCAAATCCATAAACATGGTGTGATCGCTTGATCTGTCGCCTCGTGGGAAATACTGCTACTGCAGTGAGATGACACAACGACGATCACATATAGCCATAGCTAGTCGAGATGAACTAGTACTGCTCCGTACTACTTAACCGTAGATACAGCGAGGGATTAATCCTGAGCTAATAAGGATTAGAGTACTACAACGAGCAAACTAAACGAACACTACCACAGTAACTGATGAGCTAAGAAGAGACTTCAATTATCAGAGACTTCGACGGCGATCATGTCTAGAAGCCCCAGGCAAAGGCGCCGTCGAGCTGGCCGGGGCCAACGGCCatctgcggcggcgcgcggccgaCGGCGCCTTCGACCTTCACGTCCATGCTGGACTGCCAGTGGaaggccccgccgccgctgagcgGCTGCGGCACGCCCGCCTGCATGCCACCGGAGAGGAACAGCGGCAGCTGGAGGTTCTCCTGCAGCGAGCGCAGGCTCGGGAAGaaggctgccggcggcggctcgacggCCAGCGGGGCCGTGTTGTACTGCCCGACGCCGAATGGGGCATCCATGTGGGCGGTGCTGGAGAAGCAGGGCACGAGCTCAAGGCCGGTGACCAggttggcggtggcggccgcagcactgccgccgcccccgccgtaGGAGCTGCTctcggcgccgtcgacggccggcgccgcggctgGCGCTGTGAACACCGAGGCGTCCGCGAGCGGCGGGCGCAGcgccgacgaggcggaggtgccgcccccgccgcccacCGAGGCCGACGTGGAGTCGGAGAAGCACGACGTGTcgccacccccgccgccgccgccgctgagtcCGAGGCGGCCCTTGCGGACGACGGGGAACACGCCGGGCTTGGTGAAGATCCTCGCGATCACCCACTCATCCTGTACAACAAAAGAATCAACACATAAATTCACGCAGATTACATTACGCAACGAACTTAATTAACTGTATACCGTGAACTAGAAAAAGGCGAGTACAAGGTTGTGTCGTACGAGTACCTATAGCTAGCGTACTTTGTTCGTCCTCGATTGGTTTACTCGCTGTAATGAAAAATGTACCCTACTAATACTATAGATGCATGTCCACGACATGTATTTTGCCGTAATGCAAACAATGGTTGCAGGTGCGGCTAAAAACTCAGGCCGCGTTCCTTAGGTGGTTAAATAACTAGGGCAGAAAAAGTAAAACATATTAGAATgtgattaatttattattagctataaaaacttaaaaaatatatttatataatttgaatataattttgaaatttatttttctatataaaattttcacacAAAACACACTATTTATCCGTGCTtacgaaaaataagaaaatataagttagTAAACTTCGATGAATACCAGGGCCTCAGTAGATTACTGACCACCGgtaataaaaaagagtaaaatgCTAAACAAGCCATGCATATTTACGCATGCCTGGACCTGCAGACAGAAGCCCTGAAGCAGTAACTTTGTGCTAATGCATGAAACGGCATTCATGCATTGGGTTGCACTGCATCCGCTTCCCTCTGGCCAAGAAAAGATTCGTATCCTGCTAAGCAGCAGCCTCTCTTTCACTGCGCTTAAGCTGACGATTTACCATATCTACGTATGCAATCTGCTTCGCAGGCTCCCTTCTGCTGCTACATCCTGTGACCTACTGAGTAGCTCGCAGCACTGGTTAGCCACAGCTGATGACTTCACACCAGAAAAGCAAGCTCAGAGCTAGCGATTGTGCCCTAGACCCTCGTGAATTTGCCATGCTTGCACATCATCGTAGTGAAGAAAATGACAGCATTGGCACAGAAAAAATAAGACTAGAATGAAGACGTAAATTCATGCAAGTAAAAACAAGGTGGGAAGAATGGCGGCAGATCGAGGCCGAgggtggggggaggaggaaatGGTGGGAGTGCTGACccgggtggaggaggagaggaagtgGTAGGCGTAGGAGCCGTCGAGGCGGTACTCGTGCATGACCCACTGCGTCTTCTGGCCCTTGGGGGCGCGGCCGCGGTAGAAGACGAGCGTCTTCTTCATCCCGACGAGGGCGCCGGTGCGGCCGCTGCGGATCTCCCGGTCCTTGCCGGTGGCCTTCCAGtagccggcgccggtggcgcggTTGGTGCGGAGGCCCGTGGGGTACTTGCGGTCGCGGAGGCTGTAGAAGTACCACTCCTTCTCCCCCATCTTGGCCTTCTCCGGCAGCTCCCACGGCTCGCACTTGTTCAGGTCGATCTCCGCGATGGCCCGCCCGTTGAAGCTGCCGTCCACCACCTTGCGCAGCAGGTAGTAGGTGATCAGCTCCTCGTCCGTTGGGTGGAACCGGAACCCCGgcggcagctcgccgccgtccagccgcggcCCGCCACCGGCCAGCCCCAGCTCGCCGCACCGATCCATCCCCCCAATCCGACACGCTGCTGCATGCGGCAAGCAGTACCACGCAAACAAAGCAGTCAAGAACACGTACAGgagcaagaaagaaagaaagaagctGCCATTAATGAATGCGTGCACAAGAGCCAAAGGAATGGAATGGAAGGGCCAGAGGTACGAACACACACACTCGACTAATCACCCCCACCTGTCGATGGACGAAGCCGTGGAGTGGGATGCCTCGCTCTTCTCGGGAGATTGGTCGATGTTTTTATACTAGCACCAGAACCGGGCGGTGGTGGAGAGCTGCTCGGctccggcggtggtggtggtgggtgagGGAGGAGTTAATGGGGGATTCGACGAATCGGGGAGGGTGTCAGCGACAGAGGGgactggccggccggccgagcTGGGGGCCATGCGTGGGGTCCGGTCGGTGGCGGagggagtggagtggagtgtgGACGTGGGGAACTCATCAGATGAGACGAGAGGTGAGGAGATGATCGACAGGGAGAAGAGCAGAGacgcatgcagatgcagtgcagctgatcgatcgattgctTCCTGCAATCCATCATGCCCCTTCTCATGCGTCTCTCTCGCAGGCGCCTGCATGCGTCCTTGGCCGCAGTTGGCACGACGTGGCTTTTCGGCTGGATTCTCTGCGCGGCTTGCTACActcctaggccgcgttcgttccCGGAAGTTAgttatcttttttctctcattttttcAGGCGTACATTTTCCCaactactaaaaaatatatttttttaaaaaaatttataaaaaagtttttttaaaaaattatattaatctattttatattttttaataattaataattaattaatcatgtactaatttattactacgtttttttaCAGGCGTTTCAtcaccgaacgcggccctactCCTGTAACAAGTATAATGGGTGGTCTAATTAAGAGTATGTTTggagagctttagattctgtgAAATAGCTGCTTGATAGctaacttctgagaatctagagAAGtttctaaacccagcttctggattcttagttcattttccaaaatctgtaactacagactCTCGTAAGACCGTTTGGGTAGCTTCTGGCAAAAGCAGCTTTCGGAAAAAGCTACAACTGGAGATGCTACTCCAAATAAGCcgtaagtttatttttacatttaaatttatcctaAAGTAGCATCTTATGTACAATATATACTATTCGTGTGAtatcttgtctaaattttcGTATCGGATACTacatccattctaaaatataagtatttttaaattatttagtagtgattaagattataaaaaaacatatggtgTTCTTTAATACCGAGGAATATATGAAGGCCCAAAGTTAGGTAAaggataaaatagaaagaataGTGATTCACTCCCATGTTAGCTCATAGGGTCCACTCTCCAATATATAGGATGTAAatgtcaataaaaaataaagtatgataaaCTAATCTCATGTTAGTTGAATTGTGCATATTTTTGGTAGGTAGACTTTAGACAAAttagctaaaatattatgatatcCTTAGAAAAATTGGGAATATCAATCAAATAGGGGTTACGAAGTGTGGCAAGCCACAACTATGTTAATATAAAAGGATCGTTGAGTCGTCCAAGAAATAGTGAATAAACGTTTCCTAAAATACACTTAGCAGCGAAATCAAATTCCTCATCAGCACTTCTGATCAACCTTCTTTATACAACGGATAAGACTAATCATAAACACCCAATCCCTAGTTAATTTCCACTCTAGGAATTCAACCAGTGCACACCCCGCACAAACCCATTGAGTGATTCCATGGAACCGGATCCAACTTAATCACTCGTCTCACCGAGCTCATAACCAAGAGAAGGTCTTGTCCTTTGAGTCCGTACTAAGCCGAGTCATTCTAGGATAGCTTCCGGAAATCCAACCCAAGGAATGGACTCTAACCTCCAATATGATCCGCTCTACTAAAGAATCTTCTAGGAGTGAACAATGTTGAAAGtacatctagcccctaaagcGGGTTTTgaatgattaatgacaatttTAGTCAAAGTATGTGTGCACTAACAAGCCATGGTCACATACAAGTAGAGAATTTGACTCATGTATGGATTGCGTGAAATTGTTTAAAGCGAGAAGTGATCAAAAGGCAAAAAGCGGACGGAATCAAGACGGTTAAAgacgttttcttttttggttttgagTCATAGACAATCCATattattaagaggggtcactaaGTCACTGCATGCATCCGTGAGTGAGTCATAAGTGTGTGAGGCTTGTTTGAGAGAAAATCCAGAGAGCCTGGACTGGACAATTCGGTCCATGTAACTTTATCCAATGGCTAGCTGACGTTTGACAGCACTGtataatccacctcgggattctagccgttggtgaggcttccAGTTCAAACTCTATGGTTACTAGGTGAGTTCTAGCCCCTACCAAGCCTCCTTCAGTAATCTAAACACCTCCTAGGGTGATTAACGCAAGGATCAAGCCTAGGTTATGAGATTAAGGATTAGTGAGGGATCTTGAGTGTTTGTGAGTGATCTTGAGCGAacgatggatgcatgtggagttgTGGTGGCCTGATACTCTTGGAGTTCGTGCTCCTAGACATATAGGCGTCGCCCGAAGCTTTCAAACTTTGTGAATCGTCCAGGATCAAGTTTGTAAAGTTTGTAAAGAAATATGTAAGTGCTCTAGTGGATTCTTATGCTTCTTTATAGAAGGCTACCAGGTAGAGCATGTAACACCCCAGCCCGTTTGAAGCCTGTTAGTAGTGTGAGTTTGGCCCATGTGGCCCAGAAGTGGATGTGTAGTGGtggtttagtaccaccttggAAGTTTAGGTCAGTGAGGACCTGCTTATAAGCCTTGGTGCTCCAACCATGGTATCCTCGGGTTAAGTCTTTTATATGAAGCGAGGACGAAAGTGTAAGCAGGATACTATGCGAACATGGGACCGCTCAACGTGTAGAGCGGACTAATGCAACTAATGCAGATTTTGGAGGTAGGGTGTTACAGGGTTACAACCTAGGGCTAGGCATGGTGCCTTgttcttgaccttggtggtcgatcaaggGATTGCTAGTGCCTAGGGTGAACTGGCTAGGCATGGTGCCTTGTTCTTGatcttggtggtcgatcaaggGATTGCTAGTGCCTAGGGTGAACCTGGAGAtccgtgttggccttgtggaaggaagccaagagagaga contains the following coding sequences:
- the LOC102713283 gene encoding protein CUP-SHAPED COTYLEDON 1-like — encoded protein: MDRCGELGLAGGGPRLDGGELPPGFRFHPTDEELITYYLLRKVVDGSFNGRAIAEIDLNKCEPWELPEKAKMGEKEWYFYSLRDRKYPTGLRTNRATGAGYWKATGKDREIRSGRTGALVGMKKTLVFYRGRAPKGQKTQWVMHEYRLDGSYAYHFLSSSTRDEWVIARIFTKPGVFPVVRKGRLGLSGGGGGGGDTSCFSDSTSASVGGGGGTSASSALRPPLADASVFTAPAAAPAVDGAESSSYGGGGGSAAAATANLVTGLELVPCFSSTAHMDAPFGVGQYNTAPLAVEPPPAAFFPSLRSLQENLQLPLFLSGGMQAGVPQPLSGGGAFHWQSSMDVKVEGAVGRAPPQMAVGPGQLDGAFAWGF